The proteins below come from a single Myxococcus guangdongensis genomic window:
- the sitA6 gene encoding SitA6 family polymorphic toxin lipoprotein, whose amino-acid sequence MRVIGWLAVLLLAGCASSEHAVASDFTATLQDDSAEDCAQSAGDGDEGCYAPSCSDDECGLFRCEDLASPPYAFRTAPARSADAATARIQRYWGGAVPLPGREAVFIIPWYRRDELPSVKAAKKAIADWKRREKERHHIFPRAFADYFRGVGIDIHQYTLLVDVAEHRRVHAGKDGGPWNQDWFRWIQANQLRATRAAHFRHGGAMVERYGLIGVPMTYWQRLALSAASGE is encoded by the coding sequence ATGCGAGTGATTGGATGGTTGGCGGTGCTGCTGTTGGCTGGGTGCGCGAGCAGCGAGCACGCTGTCGCGTCGGACTTCACGGCAACGCTGCAAGATGACTCCGCGGAGGACTGCGCCCAGTCCGCAGGCGATGGCGATGAGGGGTGCTATGCCCCTTCCTGCAGCGATGACGAGTGCGGTCTCTTCCGATGCGAGGACCTTGCATCCCCGCCGTATGCCTTCCGCACAGCACCTGCCCGGAGCGCAGACGCGGCGACAGCGCGCATTCAGCGCTACTGGGGTGGAGCTGTGCCCCTACCGGGGCGCGAGGCGGTGTTCATCATCCCGTGGTACCGACGAGATGAGCTCCCGAGTGTCAAGGCAGCGAAGAAGGCCATCGCGGATTGGAAACGTCGCGAGAAGGAGCGCCACCACATCTTCCCGCGCGCCTTCGCGGATTACTTCCGAGGCGTCGGCATCGACATTCACCAGTACACGTTGCTCGTCGACGTTGCAGAGCACCGGCGGGTCCATGCGGGCAAGGATGGGGGACCGTGGAACCAGGACTGGTTCCGCTGGATTCAAGCGAACCAACTGCGCGCGACGCGTGCTGCCCACTTCCGGCATGGTGGAGCAATGGTTGAGCGGTATGGTCTCATCGGGGTGCCGATGACGTACTGGCAGCGGCTGGCACTCTCTGCAGCATCAGGAGAATGA
- the sitI6 gene encoding SitI6 family double-CXXCG motif immunity protein, whose protein sequence is MRYFALTQRRVERSKWTGRFDLGREWVLPGVECPTCKEAWGGGGYDYPTVDLSTLPERRDYERARCVPWAQFVTLRQRVLPLVPEGLIVGPGTGFGALTGKARGKFAPVVIHVPWMLLVQPAVVGRLEGLTGALPAPTRLRARPGVADLVELEVRPGGSIRGADSYKPCRTCGRTDFVLPPFGKLRLDEVPSVDFARVGPTVVAVSERVVERLAEELDESEIVAVDITGTARRGAGSHSAGIDVSP, encoded by the coding sequence ATGCGCTACTTCGCGTTGACCCAGCGCCGTGTCGAACGGTCAAAGTGGACTGGTCGCTTCGACCTGGGACGGGAATGGGTTCTCCCCGGAGTGGAGTGCCCCACCTGTAAGGAGGCATGGGGTGGCGGTGGGTACGACTACCCGACGGTGGACCTCTCGACGCTACCGGAGCGGCGGGACTACGAGCGTGCTCGGTGTGTCCCCTGGGCTCAGTTCGTGACCCTTCGGCAGCGCGTGCTGCCCCTGGTTCCGGAAGGGCTCATCGTCGGGCCCGGTACGGGGTTCGGCGCCCTGACGGGAAAGGCCAGGGGGAAATTCGCGCCTGTAGTCATCCACGTGCCCTGGATGCTCCTCGTTCAGCCCGCTGTGGTCGGCAGGCTTGAGGGGCTGACGGGGGCTCTGCCTGCTCCCACACGACTGCGGGCGCGACCAGGTGTTGCCGACCTGGTGGAGCTTGAGGTGCGACCTGGGGGGAGTATTCGGGGCGCGGATTCCTACAAGCCCTGCAGGACCTGCGGACGTACAGACTTCGTGCTGCCACCCTTCGGCAAGCTGCGACTGGACGAGGTGCCCTCCGTCGATTTCGCCAGGGTCGGTCCGACTGTGGTGGCGGTGAGTGAGCGCGTCGTCGAGCGACTGGCGGAAGAGCTGGACGAGTCGGAGATTGTCGCCGTCGACATCACGGGCACGGCTCGCCGAGGAGCGGGCTCGCATTCCGCAGGCATCGACGTGTCGCCGTGA
- a CDS encoding DUF6932 family protein — protein MGVLMKRVPDHNGDGIIPPYSAADPAVPGSRSPYSTEWDEVIQRFATSDRRVEILLGLVAYREAIRGIGIVDGFQWLTGSFVEQIPREPGDVDVVTFFHVPPGLDSTAARPLFDSRCAKAQYHCDAYPVPLSYPPGPNAPSHTQAVVSLVDQTTYWYGLFSHRRITSAWKGFVQLPLTSGEKDAAARDMLLALRAEKQRKAG, from the coding sequence ATGGGGGTGCTGATGAAGCGAGTGCCAGATCACAACGGCGACGGAATCATCCCGCCGTACTCCGCAGCAGATCCAGCGGTGCCAGGCAGTCGCTCCCCGTATTCCACTGAGTGGGATGAAGTCATCCAACGCTTCGCGACGTCAGATCGACGCGTCGAGATTCTCCTTGGCCTTGTGGCGTACCGGGAGGCAATTCGGGGTATTGGGATCGTGGATGGCTTCCAGTGGCTGACTGGGAGTTTCGTTGAACAGATTCCGCGTGAGCCCGGGGATGTGGACGTCGTTACGTTCTTCCATGTGCCACCAGGGCTCGATTCCACGGCAGCTCGGCCATTGTTCGACAGTCGGTGCGCCAAGGCACAGTATCATTGCGATGCATATCCGGTTCCGCTGAGCTATCCTCCAGGCCCCAATGCACCATCGCATACTCAGGCCGTGGTGTCCCTGGTGGACCAAACGACCTATTGGTACGGACTCTTCTCCCACCGGCGTATCACCTCTGCCTGGAAAGGGTTCGTGCAACTCCCCCTGACCTCGGGCGAAAAAGATGCTGCCGCTCGAGATATGCTCTTGGCGCTTCGTGCGGAGAAGCAGAGGAAGGCAGGATGA
- a CDS encoding C40 family peptidase has protein sequence MSQRNAFVVAVLSQMHTPYRWGGKGELDRVANKRVFDCSGLVTWALREVGGPDWRYSHNTDVLLAQCLAVPKEELLPGDLVLYHRKGDPTDAEHVMVHVGGGVVVGASGGGSTTRTLADAAKANACVKVFGSLDYRARRMGLRRLPFRT, from the coding sequence GTGTCCCAGCGCAACGCCTTCGTCGTCGCCGTCCTCTCGCAGATGCACACGCCCTACCGGTGGGGAGGCAAGGGCGAGCTGGACCGCGTCGCCAACAAGCGCGTCTTCGACTGCTCCGGACTCGTCACCTGGGCGCTGCGCGAGGTGGGTGGCCCGGACTGGCGGTACTCCCACAACACCGACGTGCTGCTGGCCCAGTGCCTCGCCGTGCCGAAGGAGGAGCTGCTCCCCGGCGACCTGGTGCTGTACCACCGCAAGGGCGACCCCACCGACGCAGAGCACGTCATGGTGCACGTCGGCGGAGGCGTCGTGGTGGGCGCCTCCGGAGGTGGGAGCACCACCCGGACGTTGGCCGACGCCGCCAAGGCCAACGCGTGCGTGAAGGTGTTCGGCAGCCTCGACTACCGCGCGCGGCGCATGGGCCTGCGTCGCCTGCCGTTCCGCACGTGA
- a CDS encoding host specificity protein J: MSPERGALRGAGGESGGKGGSGAQRTPTEAVDSLVSTAYARVLDVICEGEIEGLQGGLKGVYLDGVPVVNPNDSPNFRDVTAYDVPGTQGQEYIPGFSAAEAETVVNVEVKEGLPAIRTVRDAEVDAVRVTVQVPQLTYQHPETGDLQPFTVKLAIDVQSNGGGWVEQDLQGAGVIRGKCTSPYERAYRIELYGSPPWDIRVRRTTPDANTVALQNRTFWKSYTTVLDEKLSFPNTALVALQVSAKQFGSVPARSYRIRGLKVRVPSNYNPQTREYSGTWDGTFHVAWTDNPAWCLYDLLTTKRYGLGRYLDESQVDKWGLYTVARYCDELVPDGKGGQEPRFTCNLYLQTQADAYQVVSNLASVFRGLVYWASGAVYVAQDAPRDAEYLFTPANVVDGLFTYSGTSRRARHTVALVTWNDPANHYKAAVEYVADEDGLRDYGYNPTDVVALGCTSRGQAQRVGRWLLHTERLETETVVFRTGLEGALRNPGAVVKVADPTRAGRRWGGRVVEASDSRVELDSDVHLEAGHTYSLSVVLPDGKVEERPVAPLAPAPYRALTLATPFSAAPVPQAVWVLAANDLVPTPWRVLSVAEVEPHVYEVTALAHHPGKYAAVEQGVQLQPLPTSALPSSSPPQGLALGEGLYKTTNGGLKVSLNARWTQHPGATAYVVRWRLSEGNWSSEERVETHYWELQDIPPGPYRVQVATVLGGGFVTSFAESAHTVLGKAAPPSDVAGFAYALNGNTATLRWVEIPDLDRDMYELRHGGGSWETASLIAKVRATSFEWALPFVGVSVVRLKAVDSSGNYSTHAASVSVVSTPTVPSFITMTVSDEPPP, translated from the coding sequence ATGTCCCCTGAGAGGGGCGCGCTCCGCGGCGCGGGCGGCGAGTCGGGCGGGAAGGGCGGCTCGGGGGCGCAGCGCACGCCCACCGAGGCAGTCGACTCGCTGGTGTCCACCGCGTACGCGCGCGTGCTGGACGTCATTTGCGAGGGAGAAATCGAAGGGTTGCAGGGAGGGCTGAAGGGCGTCTACCTGGACGGAGTCCCGGTGGTGAACCCCAACGACTCCCCCAACTTTCGCGACGTCACCGCGTACGACGTGCCGGGGACGCAGGGGCAGGAGTACATCCCTGGCTTCAGCGCGGCCGAGGCGGAGACAGTCGTCAACGTGGAGGTGAAGGAGGGACTCCCCGCCATCCGCACGGTGCGGGACGCCGAGGTGGACGCGGTGCGCGTCACCGTGCAGGTGCCGCAGCTGACGTACCAGCACCCGGAGACGGGTGACTTGCAGCCCTTCACCGTCAAGCTTGCCATCGACGTGCAGTCGAATGGCGGCGGTTGGGTGGAGCAGGACCTGCAGGGCGCGGGCGTCATCCGCGGGAAGTGCACCAGCCCCTACGAGAGGGCGTACCGGATTGAGCTCTACGGCAGCCCGCCGTGGGACATCCGCGTGCGCCGCACGACGCCCGACGCGAACACGGTGGCCCTGCAGAACCGCACCTTCTGGAAGTCGTACACCACCGTGCTGGACGAGAAGCTGAGCTTCCCCAACACCGCGCTGGTGGCCCTCCAGGTGTCCGCGAAGCAATTCGGCAGCGTGCCGGCGCGCAGCTACCGCATTCGCGGCCTGAAGGTGCGGGTGCCCAGCAACTACAACCCGCAGACGCGCGAGTACTCGGGAACGTGGGACGGCACCTTCCACGTGGCGTGGACGGACAACCCAGCGTGGTGCCTCTACGACTTGCTGACGACGAAGCGCTACGGGCTGGGCCGCTACCTTGACGAGTCGCAGGTGGACAAGTGGGGCCTGTACACGGTGGCTCGCTACTGCGACGAGCTGGTGCCGGACGGGAAGGGCGGCCAGGAGCCGCGCTTCACCTGCAACCTCTACCTCCAGACGCAGGCGGACGCGTACCAGGTGGTGAGCAACCTGGCTTCCGTCTTCCGCGGCCTCGTCTACTGGGCCAGCGGCGCGGTGTATGTGGCCCAGGACGCGCCGCGCGACGCGGAGTACCTCTTCACCCCGGCCAACGTGGTGGACGGACTCTTCACGTACTCGGGCACCAGCCGTCGCGCGCGCCACACCGTCGCCCTCGTCACGTGGAATGACCCGGCCAACCACTACAAGGCCGCAGTGGAGTACGTGGCGGACGAGGACGGGCTGCGCGACTACGGCTACAACCCCACGGACGTGGTGGCCCTGGGCTGCACCTCGCGCGGGCAGGCCCAGCGCGTGGGCCGCTGGCTGCTGCACACCGAGAGGCTGGAGACGGAGACGGTGGTCTTCAGGACGGGTCTGGAGGGTGCGCTGCGCAACCCCGGCGCGGTGGTGAAGGTGGCGGACCCGACGCGCGCGGGCCGGCGCTGGGGCGGCCGCGTGGTGGAGGCCTCGGACTCGCGCGTGGAGCTGGACTCGGACGTCCACCTCGAGGCGGGGCACACGTACTCCCTCTCCGTGGTGCTGCCGGACGGCAAGGTGGAGGAGCGCCCGGTGGCGCCGCTGGCCCCCGCGCCGTACCGCGCGCTGACGCTGGCGACGCCTTTCTCCGCCGCGCCCGTGCCCCAGGCCGTCTGGGTGTTGGCCGCGAATGACTTGGTGCCCACCCCGTGGCGCGTGCTGTCCGTCGCCGAGGTGGAGCCGCACGTGTACGAGGTGACGGCCCTGGCGCACCACCCCGGGAAGTACGCGGCCGTCGAGCAGGGTGTGCAGTTGCAGCCCCTGCCCACCTCCGCGCTGCCCTCCTCGTCGCCGCCGCAGGGGCTGGCCCTGGGCGAGGGACTCTACAAGACGACCAACGGCGGCCTGAAGGTGTCCCTCAACGCGCGGTGGACACAGCACCCGGGGGCCACCGCCTACGTGGTGCGCTGGCGGCTGTCCGAGGGCAACTGGAGCTCCGAGGAGCGGGTCGAGACGCACTACTGGGAGCTTCAGGACATCCCCCCGGGGCCCTACCGCGTCCAGGTGGCCACGGTGCTGGGCGGCGGCTTCGTCACCTCCTTCGCGGAGTCGGCGCACACCGTGTTGGGCAAGGCGGCTCCGCCCTCGGACGTGGCGGGCTTCGCCTACGCCCTCAACGGCAACACGGCCACCCTGCGGTGGGTGGAAATCCCGGACTTGGACAGGGACATGTACGAGCTGCGCCACGGCGGCGGCAGCTGGGAGACGGCGTCCCTCATCGCCAAGGTGCGCGCCACCTCCTTCGAGTGGGCGCTGCCCTTCGTCGGCGTCAGCGTCGTGCGCCTCAAGGCGGTCGACTCCTCCGGCAACTACTCCACCCACGCGGCCAGTGTCTCCGTCGTGTCCACGCCCACGGTGCCGTCCTTCATCACCATGACGGTGTCGGACGAGCCGCCCCCCTGA
- a CDS encoding M48 family metallopeptidase, which produces MSLTPEEVYQRNAIEARRRDVTCQLARVRGQQDAAASASRHFASVGQALQVERAGLEGELQVLQAGGGGLTDDWGKYSALELAAQEERYPAKSAAYDWLVAHPTATFLEAAGELERLMLEARTSAGRPWPLLRADGLLREWQANAFARGLVPGNTWEVFRGYLLSIGKDAALGGMV; this is translated from the coding sequence ATGTCACTGACGCCCGAAGAGGTGTACCAGCGCAATGCAATCGAGGCCCGCCGGCGCGACGTGACGTGCCAACTTGCGCGCGTGCGCGGCCAGCAGGACGCGGCCGCCTCGGCCTCGCGCCACTTCGCCTCCGTTGGCCAGGCGCTCCAGGTGGAGCGCGCGGGGCTGGAGGGCGAGCTGCAGGTGTTGCAGGCCGGGGGAGGGGGACTCACCGACGACTGGGGCAAGTACTCCGCGCTCGAGCTGGCGGCCCAGGAGGAGCGCTACCCCGCGAAGTCCGCGGCCTACGACTGGCTGGTGGCCCACCCGACGGCCACCTTCCTGGAAGCGGCGGGCGAGCTCGAGCGACTCATGCTGGAGGCGCGCACCTCGGCGGGCCGGCCCTGGCCACTGCTGCGCGCGGACGGGCTGCTGCGCGAGTGGCAGGCCAACGCCTTCGCGCGAGGACTCGTCCCCGGCAACACGTGGGAGGTGTTCCGGGGCTACCTCCTCTCCATCGGGAAGGACGCGGCCCTCGGCGGCATGGTGTGA
- a CDS encoding C40 family peptidase — protein sequence MIFCTFRSPHVLPRTAFDFPTSVGVAAVAHASAESPRESCGLVLRIASELTYRPCRNLAEGQAHFHLAPEDFARAEAEGEVVAVVHSHPNASPEPSEADRVMCERWGLPWLIVNVPVGHWQVLVPSGYRAPLVGRPFSHGVLDCFSLIRDYFAEVVGLELPDFERPDDWWLKGGNLYLEGYERAGFVDVTGAPLREHDVLLMQLRASVPNHAGVYLGADVVLHHLQNSLSKRETYSGFWARVTRKVVRHRSLC from the coding sequence GTGATCTTTTGCACGTTCAGGAGCCCGCACGTGCTGCCTCGCACTGCCTTCGACTTCCCCACTTCCGTCGGCGTTGCCGCAGTTGCCCATGCGAGTGCAGAGTCTCCCCGCGAGTCCTGCGGCTTGGTGTTGCGGATCGCGAGTGAGCTGACGTACCGGCCCTGTCGGAACCTCGCCGAGGGGCAAGCCCACTTCCACCTGGCGCCCGAGGACTTCGCGAGGGCCGAGGCCGAGGGCGAAGTGGTGGCGGTTGTCCACTCCCACCCCAACGCGTCCCCAGAGCCGAGCGAGGCGGACCGCGTGATGTGCGAGCGCTGGGGGCTGCCCTGGCTCATCGTCAACGTGCCGGTGGGGCACTGGCAGGTGCTGGTGCCCAGCGGCTACCGCGCGCCCCTGGTGGGCCGGCCCTTCAGCCACGGCGTCCTGGACTGCTTCTCCCTCATCCGCGACTACTTCGCCGAGGTGGTGGGCCTCGAACTGCCAGACTTCGAGCGGCCCGACGACTGGTGGCTGAAGGGCGGCAATCTCTACCTGGAGGGGTACGAGCGCGCGGGCTTCGTGGACGTGACGGGTGCTCCACTGCGCGAGCACGACGTCCTCCTCATGCAGCTGCGCGCGTCCGTGCCCAACCACGCGGGTGTCTACCTGGGGGCGGACGTCGTCCTCCACCACCTCCAGAACTCTCTGTCCAAGAGGGAGACGTACAGCGGCTTCTGGGCACGGGTGACTCGGAAGGTTGTGCGGCACCGCAGCCTATGCTGA
- a CDS encoding Hint domain-containing protein translates to MRSRESEYLGGVYDDGVTGQPRPRIVKAKQFTIEWAHEEARPLHLLAGYTVVVYTGDDPNDTDSYLVEPVRVGPTERRVVVTLRPKTSVSVQAAVQTRYTSGAEGSWRVLGGAVIADPDTVTVATETLSNVPDGSVVSKLLAPEAVTAPKVAPAAIATQHLLLPPSDNLVPNGYSEAGTAALGLSPEGDFLVEDVANAREGRWCRRVPLNAPGYRTAVWTKRIPCSVGDEFFAESWVKASAPLTSNYGGALYLFWTDASGNYAGANTSTPLNGVSTSYQRFKVKGVCPAGCTGVLFVWEINAGPSDVGKAVYLDALSLRRSVTFDLLSANTLQTSNYAEDGNGIPVAGAKLDNVGVALKVASQNLQVGRYPLEALFYKGLVSLDGPGPGNRCFYRGNNQGAVRGGAPNIDSLRVECADNITTSTLSWATWQLFLQPQALDDNLDGLRYARVELWVRPTAGSAYRQQVLHVALTDRVYQDAAESSANNQARASLQYMFAGSVTALSSTTTSVWYLLVSIVNAYGPSAAKWFTPVTIRNTALGSQYASPVGAGTPDGGGGGGGGDDTRPCPAPWEPILMADGMELRADAVRPGMQVLTQHDETLLWDVYTVTAARPTRAQRLRLVLEDGREVVASEGHRFFLEARGWTPLSALLPGDTIHGVKPGRVQRVEEAGEGDVVQLTVHGARTYNVQGLLSHNIKARE, encoded by the coding sequence ATGCGCTCGCGTGAAAGTGAATACCTGGGAGGGGTGTACGACGATGGCGTGACGGGGCAGCCTCGCCCGCGCATCGTCAAGGCGAAGCAGTTCACCATCGAGTGGGCGCACGAGGAGGCGCGTCCACTGCACCTGCTAGCGGGCTACACCGTCGTCGTCTACACGGGGGACGACCCCAACGACACCGACTCGTACCTGGTGGAGCCCGTCCGCGTGGGGCCCACGGAGCGCCGGGTGGTGGTGACGCTGCGGCCGAAGACGTCCGTGTCGGTGCAGGCCGCGGTGCAGACGCGCTACACCAGTGGCGCCGAGGGCAGCTGGCGCGTGCTGGGTGGCGCCGTCATTGCTGACCCGGACACCGTCACCGTGGCGACGGAGACGCTGTCCAACGTGCCGGACGGCAGCGTCGTCAGCAAGCTGCTGGCCCCCGAGGCGGTGACGGCGCCGAAGGTGGCGCCGGCCGCCATCGCCACGCAGCACCTGCTGCTGCCGCCCTCGGACAACCTGGTGCCCAACGGCTACTCGGAGGCGGGCACCGCGGCGCTGGGCCTGTCCCCCGAGGGTGACTTCCTGGTGGAGGACGTGGCCAACGCGCGCGAGGGGCGCTGGTGCCGGCGCGTGCCCCTCAACGCGCCTGGGTACCGCACCGCGGTGTGGACGAAGAGAATCCCGTGCTCGGTGGGGGACGAGTTCTTCGCCGAGTCCTGGGTGAAGGCGTCTGCGCCCCTCACCAGCAACTACGGCGGCGCCCTCTACCTCTTCTGGACGGACGCCTCGGGCAACTACGCGGGCGCCAACACGTCCACGCCCCTCAACGGCGTCTCCACCAGCTACCAGCGCTTCAAGGTGAAGGGGGTGTGCCCCGCGGGCTGCACCGGCGTCCTCTTCGTCTGGGAAATCAACGCGGGCCCCTCGGACGTGGGCAAGGCCGTGTACCTGGACGCCCTCAGCCTGCGGCGCTCGGTGACGTTCGACTTGCTGTCCGCCAACACGTTGCAGACGTCCAACTACGCGGAGGACGGCAACGGCATCCCCGTCGCGGGCGCGAAGCTCGACAACGTCGGCGTGGCGCTGAAGGTCGCCAGTCAGAACCTCCAGGTGGGCCGCTACCCGCTCGAGGCGCTCTTCTACAAGGGGCTCGTGAGTCTCGACGGGCCGGGGCCCGGCAACCGCTGCTTCTACCGGGGCAACAACCAGGGGGCGGTGCGCGGAGGCGCGCCCAACATCGACAGTCTGCGGGTGGAGTGCGCGGACAACATCACCACGTCCACGCTGTCCTGGGCCACCTGGCAGCTCTTCCTCCAGCCCCAGGCGCTGGACGACAACCTGGACGGACTGCGCTACGCGCGCGTCGAGTTGTGGGTGCGGCCGACGGCCGGGAGTGCCTACCGCCAGCAGGTGCTGCACGTCGCGCTCACCGACAGGGTGTACCAGGACGCTGCCGAGTCCTCGGCCAACAACCAGGCGCGGGCATCCCTCCAGTACATGTTCGCCGGCTCCGTCACGGCCCTCTCCTCGACGACGACGTCCGTCTGGTACTTGCTGGTGTCCATCGTCAACGCGTACGGGCCCAGCGCCGCGAAGTGGTTCACCCCCGTCACCATCCGCAACACGGCCCTCGGCAGCCAGTACGCCTCCCCCGTCGGCGCGGGCACCCCGGACGGTGGTGGCGGCGGCGGCGGCGGAGACGACACGCGGCCGTGCCCGGCGCCATGGGAGCCCATCCTCATGGCGGATGGGATGGAGCTGCGCGCGGACGCGGTGCGGCCGGGCATGCAGGTACTCACCCAGCACGACGAGACGTTGTTGTGGGACGTGTACACGGTGACGGCGGCGCGGCCGACCCGGGCCCAGCGTCTGCGCCTGGTGCTGGAGGATGGGCGAGAGGTGGTGGCCTCTGAGGGGCACCGCTTCTTCCTGGAGGCGCGGGGCTGGACACCGCTGTCCGCGCTGCTTCCGGGAGACACCATCCACGGGGTGAAGCCCGGCCGCGTGCAGCGGGTGGAGGAAGCAGGGGAGGGCGACGTCGTGCAGCTCACCGTCCACGGGGCACGCACGTACAACGTGCAGGGGCTCCTGTCTCACAACATCAAGGCCCGCGAGTAG